From one Phycodurus eques isolate BA_2022a chromosome 6, UOR_Pequ_1.1, whole genome shotgun sequence genomic stretch:
- the scoca gene encoding short coiled-coil protein A isoform X3 encodes MQLLDSKAAALYTKPENDLFVMNCDIDGDMENQVEMEEKTRLINQVLELQHTLEDLSARVDAVKEENLKLKSENQVLGQYIENLMSASSVFQTTDTKSKRK; translated from the exons TGGACAGCAAAGCTGCAGCCCTGTATACTAAGCCAGAGAACGATCTCTTCGTCATGAATTGCGATATAGATG GGGACATGGAGAACCAGGTGGAGATGGAGGAAAAGACAAGGCTGATAAATCAGGTGTTGGAACTTCAGCATACTTTGGAAG ACCTGTCAGCACGGGTGGATGCGGTCAAAGAGGAGAATTTGAAGTTGAAGTCGGAGAACCAGGTACTTGGTCAGTACATCGAGAACCTCATGTCTGCGTCCAGCGTCTTTCAGACCACCGACACCAAGAGCAAACGCAAGTGA
- the scoca gene encoding short coiled-coil protein A isoform X2, producing MNCDIDGDMENQVEMEEKTRLINQVLELQHTLEDLSARVDAVKEENLKLKSENQVLGQYIENLMSASSVFQTTDTKSKRK from the exons ATGAATTGCGATATAGATG GGGACATGGAGAACCAGGTGGAGATGGAGGAAAAGACAAGGCTGATAAATCAGGTGTTGGAACTTCAGCATACTTTGGAAG ACCTGTCAGCACGGGTGGATGCGGTCAAAGAGGAGAATTTGAAGTTGAAGTCGGAGAACCAGGTACTTGGTCAGTACATCGAGAACCTCATGTCTGCGTCCAGCGTCTTTCAGACCACCGACACCAAGAGCAAACGCAAGTGA